A region from the Phycisphaerales bacterium genome encodes:
- a CDS encoding zf-HC2 domain-containing protein: MSEPRLTCKECADFILAYVDGELPAEQAKRFDLHMAMCPPCVDYLKSYAETIRMGKKACEPPKACSKPPEDLIKAIMAAIRPSKNA, from the coding sequence ATGAGTGAGCCACGGCTGACGTGCAAAGAATGTGCGGACTTCATCCTGGCGTACGTCGATGGGGAGTTGCCCGCGGAGCAGGCGAAGCGATTCGACCTGCACATGGCGATGTGCCCGCCGTGCGTGGACTATCTGAAGTCGTACGCCGAGACGATCCGGATGGGGAAGAAGGCGTGTGAGCCGCCGAAGGCATGCAGCAAGCCGCCCGAGGACCTGATCAAGGCGATCATGGCGGCGATCCGTCCGAGCAAGAACGCGTAG
- a CDS encoding response regulator transcription factor, translating into MTGPLTIVVADDHALVRRCLAEMLTRPPALQVVADVSTTDEAITAAIRHQPDIVILDIDIPGVGSFEAAKIIQSRCPKTKIMFLSAFSHDRYIEAALKAGAMAYVTKTDPPEVLVRAIQSVGLGSTYFSPEVQDRLVIESNGVSLKFTASTKVSSLTPRELEVLRYIAKGLSKKEIANTLHLSVKTVENHVARVMGRLNIHDRVELTRFAIREGLAEA; encoded by the coding sequence ATGACAGGTCCGCTCACCATTGTCGTCGCCGACGATCACGCCCTCGTGCGACGATGCCTCGCCGAGATGCTCACGCGTCCCCCCGCGCTCCAGGTCGTCGCCGATGTCTCAACGACCGATGAGGCCATCACCGCCGCCATCCGTCACCAGCCCGACATCGTCATCCTCGACATCGACATCCCCGGCGTCGGCTCCTTCGAGGCCGCCAAAATCATCCAGTCCCGATGCCCCAAAACCAAAATCATGTTCCTGAGCGCCTTCTCCCACGACCGCTACATCGAGGCCGCCCTCAAAGCCGGTGCCATGGCCTATGTCACGAAAACCGATCCCCCCGAGGTCCTCGTCCGCGCCATCCAATCCGTCGGCCTGGGCAGCACCTACTTCTCCCCTGAGGTCCAGGATCGCCTCGTCATCGAGTCCAACGGCGTAAGCCTCAAGTTCACAGCCTCCACCAAAGTCTCCAGCCTCACGCCCCGCGAACTCGAAGTCCTTCGATACATTGCCAAGGGACTCTCCAAGAAAGAGATCGCCAACACGCTCCATCTGTCGGTCAAGACCGTCGAGAACCACGTCGCGAGAGTCATGGGACGCCTCAATATCCACGACCGTGTGGAACTGACGCGATTCGCCATCCGCGAGGGTCTCGCTGAGGCGTGA
- a CDS encoding HD-GYP domain-containing protein has translation MEPHQTHHKPAFVTRCESLGVPVWTLDETCAIITQPELHTRHLTPEVLRWLASSAITELVVQFATSGTSKETGLRFLRAEDRASPGRSFVALVLSREFLGSERLASAVSNLGMDPGSFGDALAPLAGRTADAAEAVHECLTLAASDLAELDESKTVIDGFTAQLTDSFDTIDFLYTVGRGMRNPEHPERFVELVVERIFTSLNFEWVTAQLGEKSRSALSLPTFQRQFHAGVFPEGTKNPREIIRGIVDRLPREAASHVLDRVEGLSSGKVGQVLVQPIVKDGIPFAAILAGGKRGSDPCVSSWDIQLIESAAGFLGSFLETVSLYETQKRTFMGTLRAITSAIDAKDHYTRGHSERVAHLAEQIAKGLGMSEERCERVRVAGLVHDVGKIGVPEAVLTKAGRLTDAEFDAIKRHPQIGYDILRDIPQLEDVLAGVLYHHEQWGGGGYPCGLSGESIPLIARILTVADTFDAMSSTRSYRPAMPRERVLEEFRRCAGTQFDPTLVPVMLALDLSGYDGLVARHAAGAPSQSHLAA, from the coding sequence GTGGAGCCCCACCAGACGCACCACAAACCGGCCTTTGTCACGCGATGCGAGTCGCTCGGCGTTCCCGTGTGGACGCTCGATGAGACCTGCGCCATCATCACCCAGCCCGAACTCCACACCCGGCACCTCACGCCCGAAGTGCTCCGCTGGCTGGCGTCGTCCGCGATCACCGAACTCGTCGTCCAGTTTGCGACTTCGGGCACTTCCAAAGAGACCGGCCTGCGCTTCCTCCGGGCCGAGGACCGCGCCTCGCCGGGGCGATCCTTCGTCGCCCTCGTCCTCTCACGCGAGTTTCTCGGGAGCGAGCGCCTCGCGTCCGCGGTCAGCAACTTGGGCATGGATCCCGGGTCCTTCGGCGACGCCCTGGCGCCGCTCGCCGGACGAACTGCCGACGCCGCAGAAGCCGTCCACGAGTGCCTCACCCTTGCCGCCTCCGATCTCGCCGAACTCGACGAGTCCAAGACGGTGATTGACGGTTTCACCGCCCAACTCACCGACTCCTTCGACACCATCGACTTCCTCTATACCGTCGGGCGAGGCATGCGCAACCCCGAACACCCCGAGCGATTCGTCGAACTCGTGGTCGAACGCATCTTCACCTCGCTCAACTTCGAATGGGTCACCGCCCAACTCGGCGAAAAATCTCGGAGCGCCCTCTCTCTCCCCACCTTCCAGCGCCAGTTCCATGCCGGCGTCTTCCCCGAGGGCACGAAAAATCCGCGTGAGATCATCAGGGGCATTGTCGATCGCCTCCCGCGCGAGGCCGCCTCACACGTCCTCGACCGTGTCGAGGGCCTCAGTTCCGGGAAAGTCGGGCAGGTCCTCGTCCAGCCCATCGTGAAAGACGGCATTCCCTTCGCCGCCATCCTCGCTGGTGGCAAACGAGGCAGCGACCCGTGCGTCAGCAGTTGGGATATCCAACTCATCGAGTCCGCCGCGGGATTCCTCGGCTCGTTCCTCGAGACCGTCTCGCTCTACGAGACCCAGAAGCGAACCTTCATGGGAACCCTCCGCGCGATCACCTCCGCGATCGATGCCAAAGACCACTACACCCGAGGCCACTCCGAACGCGTCGCCCATCTCGCCGAGCAGATCGCCAAAGGCCTGGGCATGTCGGAGGAACGCTGCGAGCGCGTCCGCGTCGCGGGCCTGGTCCACGACGTCGGCAAGATCGGCGTCCCCGAGGCCGTCCTCACCAAGGCCGGGCGCCTCACCGACGCCGAGTTCGACGCCATCAAGCGACACCCGCAGATCGGCTACGACATCCTCCGAGATATTCCGCAACTCGAGGATGTCCTCGCCGGCGTCCTCTACCACCACGAGCAGTGGGGGGGCGGCGGCTACCCGTGCGGCCTGTCGGGCGAGAGCATCCCGCTCATCGCGCGCATCCTCACCGTCGCCGACACCTTCGATGCCATGAGTTCCACGCGGTCCTATCGCCCCGCCATGCCCCGCGAGCGCGTCCTCGAAGAGTTCCGCCGCTGCGCCGGAACACAATTCGACCCGACGCTCGTCCCCGTCATGCTCGCGCTCGACCTCTCCGGCTACGACGGCCTCGTCGCACGCCATGCCGCGGGCGCACCCTCGCAATCCCACCTCGCCGCTTGA
- a CDS encoding phosphatidylcholine/phosphatidylserine synthase: MPERMHEMMPDHDDHSDAMTNGASEATRAARDGRVPMRIVIPNVITTAALCAGLASMHFAIKATFASPPDTSMHAANWNKALLAVAFAALFDALDGRTARLLHGESRFGVVLDSLSDFVAFGVAPAMMLYLWLAKNPETLKQDAHVTAAVMTFALCSALRLARFTAAANEPAGGDDEPEDSAGRRDLPPALAKKFFTGMPTPAAAGCVLIPVMLKQSRTIDFETKESWVSWVVAGFTLLIAWLMISRVPMFSFKKMRLRKGWIAPLLAAIGLILGLIVRDPWLALAAIAGTYLLTLPLSVWTHRKLFVMSGAA; encoded by the coding sequence ATGCCTGAGCGGATGCACGAGATGATGCCCGATCATGATGATCACTCGGACGCGATGACGAACGGCGCGAGCGAGGCGACGCGTGCGGCCCGTGACGGGCGGGTGCCGATGCGGATCGTGATCCCCAACGTTATCACGACGGCGGCGCTCTGCGCGGGGCTGGCGTCGATGCACTTTGCGATCAAGGCGACCTTTGCCTCTCCCCCGGACACCTCGATGCACGCGGCGAACTGGAACAAGGCGCTCCTGGCGGTCGCGTTTGCCGCCCTCTTTGACGCCCTCGATGGGCGCACGGCCCGCCTGCTGCACGGTGAGTCTCGATTCGGCGTCGTGCTCGACTCGCTCTCGGACTTTGTCGCGTTCGGCGTGGCGCCGGCGATGATGCTCTATCTCTGGCTCGCGAAGAACCCCGAGACCCTCAAGCAGGACGCGCACGTGACGGCGGCCGTCATGACCTTTGCGCTCTGCTCGGCGCTGCGGCTCGCGCGATTCACGGCGGCGGCGAATGAGCCCGCGGGCGGCGACGACGAGCCTGAGGACTCGGCCGGGCGTCGGGACCTGCCGCCGGCGCTGGCGAAGAAGTTCTTCACGGGGATGCCGACGCCGGCCGCCGCGGGGTGCGTGCTGATCCCGGTGATGCTGAAGCAGTCGCGTACGATCGACTTTGAGACCAAGGAATCGTGGGTCTCGTGGGTGGTGGCGGGATTCACGCTGCTGATCGCATGGCTCATGATCAGCCGTGTGCCGATGTTCTCGTTCAAGAAGATGCGATTGAGAAAGGGCTGGATTGCGCCGCTGTTGGCGGCGATCGGGCTGATCCTTGGGCTCATCGTGCGCGACCCGTGGCTGGCGCTGGCGGCGATCGCGGGGACGTACCTGCTCACGCTGCCGCTGAGCGTGTGGACGCATCGGAAGCTGTTTGTCATGTCTGGCGCGGCGTGA
- a CDS encoding PAS domain-containing protein: MDSWIENLHPEDAPRVQAAIQRNWETGETYDCEYRLRHKDGSYRHVRAVGDCLRDSAGKPYRMIGIIEDVTDQRAALELQRKREEDLRQTQKLEAVGLFASGVAHDFSNLLAAIRGYVSIARATIAPSTQAAKALEQVEKAAAQATGVARSLLTFAKKSDSHFEPINLASVVKDTTRLLRRMLPAGVHTVIDTRSAASLWVRADAVQIQQVVINLAINARDSIAGSGTIRIAVEPSPQPPTTDVPKSKPAPTHVRLVVSDTGAGIPPDILPRVFEPFFTTKPREDGSGLGLSICHAIARDHGGSIDITSRPTEGTTVIVTLPTIPKPATISVATGPKPTACVVLDDPHVRGVLNAMLTSLGHDVPLVSAADAQRTMLDPAADIDVVLMDESLVPDTFAAGLADLRARNSKRRFILVADPTENRLPASDPLVSFLVRPFRREDLKSLLEAKLKSEGVTR, translated from the coding sequence GTGGACTCGTGGATCGAGAATCTCCACCCCGAGGATGCGCCGCGCGTCCAGGCCGCGATCCAACGCAACTGGGAGACCGGCGAGACCTACGACTGCGAGTACCGCCTCCGCCACAAGGACGGCTCCTATCGCCATGTCCGGGCCGTCGGCGATTGCCTGCGCGACTCCGCCGGCAAGCCCTATCGCATGATCGGCATCATCGAAGATGTCACCGATCAAAGGGCCGCCCTCGAACTCCAGCGCAAACGCGAGGAAGACCTCCGCCAGACCCAGAAACTCGAGGCCGTCGGCCTCTTCGCCAGTGGCGTCGCCCACGACTTCAGCAACCTTCTCGCCGCCATCCGCGGGTATGTCAGCATCGCCCGCGCCACGATCGCCCCCAGCACCCAGGCCGCGAAAGCCCTGGAGCAGGTCGAGAAGGCCGCCGCCCAGGCCACGGGCGTCGCGCGATCGCTCCTCACTTTCGCGAAAAAATCCGACTCCCACTTCGAGCCGATCAATCTCGCCTCGGTCGTGAAGGACACCACGCGTCTCCTCCGACGCATGCTCCCCGCAGGCGTCCACACCGTCATCGACACGCGCTCGGCCGCCTCACTCTGGGTTCGCGCCGACGCCGTCCAGATCCAGCAGGTCGTCATCAACCTCGCAATCAACGCTCGAGATTCCATTGCTGGCTCCGGCACCATCCGCATCGCCGTCGAGCCATCACCTCAGCCGCCCACAACCGACGTGCCCAAATCCAAACCCGCGCCCACCCACGTCCGCCTCGTCGTATCGGACACCGGCGCCGGCATCCCCCCCGACATCCTCCCTCGGGTCTTCGAACCGTTCTTCACCACCAAACCCAGAGAGGATGGCTCAGGCCTGGGCCTCTCCATCTGCCACGCCATCGCACGCGATCACGGCGGCTCCATCGACATCACCTCAAGGCCCACAGAGGGAACAACAGTTATCGTCACCCTTCCAACCATCCCCAAACCCGCGACGATCAGTGTGGCGACCGGTCCAAAGCCCACCGCCTGTGTCGTTCTCGACGATCCGCACGTCCGAGGCGTCCTCAACGCCATGCTCACCAGCCTTGGGCACGATGTCCCCCTCGTCTCCGCCGCGGACGCGCAGCGCACCATGCTCGATCCCGCCGCCGACATCGATGTTGTTCTCATGGACGAGTCGCTCGTCCCCGACACCTTCGCTGCCGGTCTCGCGGACCTCCGCGCCCGAAACAGCAAGAGGCGCTTCATTCTGGTCGCCGATCCCACCGAGAACCGCCTGCCCGCCTCCGATCCGCTCGTCTCGTTCCTAGTCCGTCCCTTCCGGCGTGAAGACCTCAAGTCCCTCCTCGAAGCCAAGCTCAAATCCGAAGGAGTCACGCGATGA
- a CDS encoding sigma-70 family RNA polymerase sigma factor, translating to MIELDALVPRLMTGDESAFEELVRETMPRSLATARRLLGNDEDAADAVQDAYVSAFKHIKDFKGGSRVSTWLHRIVINASLMKLRSRRRRPERSIEDFLPRFTEDGHNSKRPREWNQDALASIEREEMRRFVRASIEELPEAYREVLMLRDVEGLDTAETATVIGASENAVKTRLHRARQALRELVDTKFSERPTESNTHGGAA from the coding sequence ATGATCGAACTGGACGCACTGGTTCCGAGGTTAATGACGGGCGACGAGTCGGCGTTCGAAGAGTTGGTCCGCGAGACCATGCCCCGATCGCTGGCGACGGCGCGGCGTCTGCTCGGCAATGACGAGGACGCCGCCGACGCCGTTCAGGACGCGTATGTCTCGGCGTTCAAGCACATCAAGGACTTCAAGGGCGGGTCGCGGGTCTCGACGTGGCTGCATCGGATCGTGATCAACGCATCGCTGATGAAACTGCGGTCGCGGCGGCGTCGCCCGGAGCGGTCCATTGAGGATTTTCTGCCCAGATTCACCGAAGATGGGCACAACTCGAAACGTCCACGGGAGTGGAACCAGGACGCGCTGGCGAGCATCGAACGCGAGGAGATGCGTCGGTTTGTGCGTGCGTCGATCGAGGAACTGCCCGAGGCGTATCGGGAGGTGCTGATGTTGCGCGATGTTGAAGGGTTGGACACGGCCGAGACGGCGACGGTGATCGGCGCGTCCGAGAATGCGGTCAAGACGCGCCTGCATCGGGCGCGACAGGCGCTGCGGGAACTGGTCGATACAAAGTTCTCCGAGCGTCCTACCGAATCGAACACGCACGGGGGTGCGGCATGA
- a CDS encoding phosphatidylserine decarboxylase, which yields MQNDERKYPVVAREGWPIVAVFVLSATLATWSGFAWFGVVGWAIGAIGLVLCAWCVWFFRDPIRDVPGDAGVVVSPADGVVCAVDRVPPPKDAGLSDDESRGMLRVCVFMNVFNVHVNRAPVSGRVVGVKHTTGRFFNASLDKASAENERLSLVLEQEDGSHVVAVQIAGLIARRIVCRARVGDVLGRGGRYGLIRFGSRVDVHMPAGAEAMVRVGDRAIAGETVLARLVASAAVVDEGGRDRSLCAEAEEPDA from the coding sequence TTGCAGAACGACGAACGAAAGTACCCGGTGGTGGCGCGAGAGGGCTGGCCGATTGTGGCGGTCTTCGTGCTGAGTGCCACGCTGGCGACGTGGAGCGGATTCGCATGGTTCGGGGTTGTGGGGTGGGCAATCGGGGCGATAGGCCTGGTGCTTTGCGCGTGGTGCGTGTGGTTCTTCCGTGATCCGATCCGCGATGTGCCGGGGGACGCGGGTGTGGTTGTGTCGCCGGCGGATGGCGTGGTGTGCGCGGTGGATCGTGTGCCGCCGCCGAAGGACGCGGGGCTGAGCGACGATGAGTCCCGTGGCATGCTGCGTGTGTGCGTGTTCATGAATGTGTTCAACGTGCACGTGAATCGGGCACCGGTCTCGGGACGAGTGGTGGGTGTCAAGCACACCACTGGGCGGTTCTTCAACGCCTCACTCGACAAGGCGAGCGCGGAGAACGAGCGGCTGTCGCTGGTGCTCGAGCAGGAGGACGGCTCGCATGTCGTGGCGGTGCAGATCGCGGGGCTGATCGCGCGGCGGATTGTGTGCCGGGCGCGGGTGGGCGATGTTCTGGGCCGAGGCGGGCGATATGGACTGATCCGGTTCGGCTCACGGGTCGATGTCCATATGCCGGCGGGCGCGGAGGCGATGGTGCGGGTGGGCGATCGAGCGATCGCGGGGGAGACCGTGCTCGCGCGACTGGTGGCGTCGGCGGCGGTCGTGGATGAAGGCGGTAGGGATCGGTCGCTGTGTGCCGAGGCGGAGGAGCCGGATGCCTGA
- a CDS encoding helix-turn-helix transcriptional regulator, which yields MPVSHNQGMFTVETKTLLGKLSEAQRRVLVHLLEGLSEPEIADRIHRSRHTVHDHTKAIYAALGVSKRVQLVHLFAGIEPKAVAPSLS from the coding sequence ATGCCTGTGTCACACAATCAGGGGATGTTCACTGTTGAAACAAAGACCCTCCTCGGCAAACTCAGCGAGGCCCAGCGACGCGTCCTGGTCCACCTGCTCGAAGGCCTCTCCGAGCCCGAGATAGCCGATCGCATCCACCGCAGTCGGCACACCGTCCACGACCACACCAAGGCGATCTATGCCGCCCTGGGTGTCTCCAAGCGCGTCCAACTCGTCCACCTCTTCGCCGGGATCGAGCCCAAGGCCGTCGCGCCCTCGCTCTCGTGA
- a CDS encoding response regulator: MPETPYVLICDDDAHIRYVVAAKVRGAGLEVAQARDGQEGLELARIRVPRLVLTDFQMPRLSGLEMCEALKSDPRTADVPVLMLTARGYTVEPERMAKTNIRRLIDKPFGAKQLLDTVCETLGIELDPATGRVRQAA; this comes from the coding sequence ATGCCCGAGACCCCGTACGTCCTCATCTGCGACGACGACGCCCACATCCGCTATGTGGTCGCGGCCAAGGTGCGCGGCGCCGGGCTTGAGGTCGCCCAGGCCCGCGATGGACAGGAAGGCCTCGAACTCGCGCGCATCCGCGTGCCCAGGCTCGTCCTCACCGACTTCCAGATGCCTCGCCTCAGCGGGCTGGAGATGTGCGAGGCCCTCAAGTCCGACCCACGCACCGCCGACGTCCCCGTTCTCATGCTCACCGCGCGCGGCTACACCGTCGAGCCCGAACGCATGGCCAAGACCAACATCCGACGACTCATCGACAAGCCCTTCGGCGCCAAGCAACTCCTCGACACCGTCTGCGAGACGCTCGGCATCGAACTGGATCCTGCCACCGGAAGGGTCCGCCAGGCCGCTTAG
- a CDS encoding OPT/YSL family transporter, whose protein sequence is MNTPEHSDSLPPAEIPALPPDATPEQKDHHWHTYVYQGDRMPQLTLRAVLMGGILGMAMAAANLYTTLAIGWGFGIAITACVISYVIWTAVRAISGNSISQMSVLENACMASTASAAGYSTGSTIATMFGALVLLKDPGPGQTLEDITTLGVSPWWVVGLFTLCTGLMGVFLAIPMKRQMINQEQLPFPSGTAAAETLRSLYSQSKEAVRKAYVLVAGLAGGLLIGFLRAPQDVVDKVPILTKFFGLFGGHAPIPSEVPVGWFNCMYATSATPKGRHPYGAAVEPSALLIAAGMIVGPRISTSMLIGSLLLYGVVGPKMAAMDADHLEPGATAVHAAVLTQKSTLTDPATAADSIVNAIIAAAGDPKIGVTFTEEQLKSFRSAGDDARKAVLDEAKKAAESNPSAPAAKPEELAEAQINAVVKAIDDAAVPVAADAFAELPAKKAKADAIAAAKARGDTDDKASMAGDIAYQDAKYRKNFTWWSWFGHENNFNMLRWALWGGTALMVFSSLMSIALQWKTFVRAFKGARAGSTPGAVDMSDIEVPGSWMVIGMLPITIAMVWLQVQAFGVSWWAGVIAVAMSFVLSLVASRATGETDTTPIGAMGKVMQLMFAVLAPKNISANLASAGIAANSASSSADLLTDLKTGYLLGANPRKQFIAQFLGVFFGTLAIVPIWYLMVPDRAKLESFAMPATRAWEAVARVLVEGVSELPPSAITSIFVGAAIGCLLPIVEKFLPAKAKRFMPSAMGLGLSWVIPFQNALSFFIGAMIAEIWRLLSPKSQEHYNVPVASGLVAGESMMLAFLAISATVVGLIWG, encoded by the coding sequence ATGAACACGCCCGAGCACTCGGATTCCCTCCCCCCGGCCGAGATCCCCGCGCTCCCTCCCGACGCCACCCCCGAACAGAAAGACCACCACTGGCACACCTATGTGTACCAGGGCGACCGCATGCCCCAACTCACGCTCCGAGCCGTCCTCATGGGCGGCATCCTGGGCATGGCGATGGCCGCCGCCAACCTCTACACCACCCTCGCCATCGGCTGGGGCTTCGGCATCGCGATCACCGCCTGCGTCATCTCCTACGTCATCTGGACGGCCGTCCGCGCCATCAGCGGCAACTCCATCTCCCAGATGTCCGTCCTCGAGAACGCCTGCATGGCGTCCACCGCGTCCGCCGCGGGCTATTCGACCGGCTCGACTATCGCCACGATGTTCGGCGCCCTGGTGCTCCTCAAGGACCCAGGCCCGGGACAGACCCTTGAGGACATCACCACGCTCGGCGTCTCGCCGTGGTGGGTCGTCGGCCTCTTCACGCTCTGCACGGGCCTCATGGGAGTCTTCCTCGCGATCCCCATGAAGCGCCAGATGATCAACCAGGAGCAGTTGCCGTTCCCCTCCGGAACCGCCGCGGCTGAAACGCTCCGAAGCCTCTACAGCCAGAGCAAGGAGGCGGTGCGCAAGGCGTACGTGCTCGTGGCCGGTCTCGCGGGGGGGCTGCTTATCGGTTTTCTTCGCGCGCCGCAGGACGTTGTCGATAAGGTCCCAATTCTCACGAAGTTCTTTGGCCTCTTCGGCGGACACGCTCCCATTCCCAGCGAGGTTCCGGTTGGCTGGTTCAATTGCATGTATGCCACGTCGGCCACCCCCAAGGGGCGTCATCCCTATGGCGCCGCGGTGGAGCCCTCGGCCCTCCTCATCGCCGCAGGAATGATCGTCGGCCCGCGCATCAGCACCTCGATGCTCATCGGCTCCTTGCTCCTCTATGGCGTGGTCGGCCCGAAGATGGCCGCCATGGACGCCGACCATCTCGAGCCGGGCGCCACCGCAGTGCACGCGGCGGTGCTGACCCAGAAGAGCACGCTCACGGATCCCGCCACTGCGGCCGATTCGATCGTGAACGCGATCATCGCCGCGGCTGGCGATCCCAAGATCGGCGTGACGTTCACGGAGGAACAACTCAAGAGTTTCCGCTCGGCGGGCGACGACGCCCGAAAGGCCGTGCTCGATGAGGCCAAGAAAGCCGCTGAGTCCAATCCATCGGCCCCTGCGGCAAAGCCGGAGGAGCTCGCGGAGGCGCAAATCAACGCGGTGGTTAAGGCCATCGATGATGCCGCGGTGCCCGTCGCCGCCGATGCCTTCGCCGAACTCCCGGCGAAGAAGGCCAAAGCCGACGCCATTGCGGCCGCAAAGGCCCGGGGCGATACCGATGACAAGGCCTCGATGGCCGGCGACATCGCCTATCAGGATGCGAAGTATCGGAAGAACTTCACCTGGTGGTCGTGGTTCGGCCACGAGAACAACTTCAACATGCTCCGCTGGGCGCTCTGGGGCGGCACCGCGCTCATGGTGTTCAGCAGCCTCATGAGCATCGCCTTGCAGTGGAAGACGTTCGTCCGCGCCTTCAAGGGCGCCCGCGCGGGATCCACTCCCGGCGCGGTCGATATGTCCGACATCGAGGTCCCCGGCTCGTGGATGGTCATCGGCATGCTGCCCATCACCATCGCGATGGTGTGGCTCCAGGTCCAGGCCTTCGGCGTCTCCTGGTGGGCGGGCGTCATCGCCGTCGCCATGAGTTTCGTCCTCTCCCTCGTCGCGAGTCGTGCCACAGGCGAGACCGACACGACCCCGATCGGCGCCATGGGCAAGGTCATGCAACTCATGTTCGCGGTCCTCGCGCCCAAGAACATCTCGGCCAACCTTGCCTCCGCGGGCATCGCCGCCAACAGCGCGAGTTCCTCCGCCGACCTTCTCACCGACCTCAAGACCGGCTACCTCCTCGGTGCCAACCCGCGCAAGCAGTTCATCGCCCAGTTCCTGGGCGTCTTCTTCGGCACACTCGCGATCGTCCCGATCTGGTATCTGATGGTCCCCGATCGCGCGAAACTCGAGTCCTTCGCCATGCCCGCGACACGCGCGTGGGAGGCCGTGGCTCGTGTCCTCGTCGAGGGTGTCAGCGAACTCCCGCCCTCCGCCATCACGTCGATCTTCGTGGGCGCGGCAATCGGGTGCCTCCTTCCGATCGTGGAGAAGTTCCTGCCCGCGAAGGCCAAGCGGTTCATGCCCAGCGCGATGGGCCTGGGGCTTTCCTGGGTCATCCCGTTCCAGAACGCCCTGTCCTTCTTCATCGGAGCCATGATCGCCGAGATCTGGCGCCTGCTTAGCCCGAAATCACAGGAGCATTACAACGTGCCGGTCGCCTCGGGACTGGTCGCCGGCGAATCCATGATGCTCGCGTTCCTCGCGATCTCGGCCACAGTTGTGGGTCTCATCTGGGGTTGA